A single window of Pseudomonas lijiangensis DNA harbors:
- a CDS encoding polysaccharide biosynthesis protein, with translation MMKLRSRMLGLSRKNKRIVQVGADIVLVWGALLLAFVVRLGFDATFTSLFDHLWLFAAAPVLTIPIFIRFGMYRAVMRFFGNDALITIVKAVSLSALLVSLVVYWYGDHEVVVPRSVIFNYWWLSLIMIGGLRLIMRQYFLGDWFMASQHVPFTSRDNGLPKVAIYGAGAAGNQLVAALRLGRMMRPVAFIDDDSSVTKRTIAGLVVYKPRHIQQMIDATGAQEILLAIPSATRARRREILEYLEGYPLHVRSVPGFMDLASGRVKVDDIQEVGIADLLGRDSVSAQEDLLEHCITGKVVMVTGAGGSIGSELCRQILMLKPSRLLLVEHSEFNLYSIFGELEKQVRQEALEVEVLPILGSVRYFEKMVDLMRTWKVETVYHAAAYKHVPIVEHNSAEGVLNNVMGTLHTAQAAVQVGVANFVLISTDKAVRPTNVMGSTKRLAEMILQALSREVAPVLFSGSNKVAHVNKTRFTMVRFGNVLGSSGSVIPLFHKQIKSGGPLTVTHPNITRYFMTIPEAAQLVIQAGSMGQGGDVFVLDMGAPVKIVELAERMINLSGLSMRSERNPHGDIAIEFTGLRPGEKLYEELLIGDNVVPTRHPMIMSADEDFLPWEVLKDKLALLLDAVSSDDYPRVRQMLGELVAGYTPEGEIVDWKHIEQRANQ, from the coding sequence ATGATGAAATTACGCTCGCGAATGCTGGGTCTTTCGCGCAAGAACAAGCGAATCGTGCAGGTCGGTGCCGACATTGTGCTGGTCTGGGGCGCCTTGCTGCTCGCTTTTGTCGTGCGGCTGGGGTTTGACGCGACCTTCACCTCCCTCTTCGATCATCTCTGGTTGTTCGCCGCAGCGCCGGTGCTGACCATCCCCATTTTCATCCGCTTTGGCATGTACCGCGCCGTCATGCGCTTTTTCGGTAACGATGCGCTGATCACCATCGTCAAAGCCGTCAGTCTGTCGGCGTTGCTGGTGTCGCTTGTGGTGTATTGGTATGGCGACCATGAAGTGGTGGTCCCGCGTTCGGTCATTTTCAATTACTGGTGGTTGAGCCTGATCATGATCGGCGGCTTGCGCCTGATCATGCGCCAGTACTTTCTGGGTGACTGGTTCATGGCTTCCCAGCATGTACCCTTTACTTCACGGGACAACGGGTTGCCCAAAGTCGCCATCTACGGTGCTGGCGCTGCGGGCAATCAACTGGTCGCAGCCTTGCGTCTGGGTCGCATGATGCGCCCGGTGGCGTTCATCGATGACGACAGCAGCGTGACCAAGCGCACCATCGCCGGGCTGGTGGTTTACAAACCCCGGCATATTCAGCAAATGATCGATGCCACCGGTGCCCAGGAGATTCTGCTGGCCATTCCGTCAGCGACCCGTGCGCGTCGTCGCGAGATTCTCGAGTACCTGGAAGGCTATCCGCTGCATGTGCGCAGTGTTCCCGGCTTCATGGATCTGGCCAGCGGCAGGGTCAAGGTCGATGACATTCAGGAAGTGGGCATCGCCGACTTGCTGGGGCGCGATTCGGTATCGGCTCAGGAAGACCTGCTGGAGCACTGTATTACCGGCAAGGTCGTGATGGTCACCGGTGCTGGTGGTTCGATCGGCTCCGAGCTGTGCCGTCAGATCCTGATGCTCAAGCCTTCCCGGCTGCTGCTGGTCGAGCACAGCGAGTTCAACCTCTACAGCATTTTCGGCGAGCTGGAGAAGCAGGTTCGGCAAGAAGCTCTTGAGGTTGAAGTCCTGCCGATTCTCGGGTCGGTGCGCTACTTCGAGAAAATGGTCGATCTGATGCGGACCTGGAAGGTCGAGACGGTCTATCACGCTGCGGCCTACAAGCATGTGCCGATCGTCGAGCACAACAGTGCCGAAGGTGTGCTGAACAATGTCATGGGAACCTTGCATACCGCCCAGGCTGCGGTTCAGGTTGGTGTGGCCAATTTCGTATTGATCTCCACTGACAAGGCGGTTCGTCCCACCAACGTCATGGGCAGTACCAAGCGACTCGCGGAAATGATCCTGCAGGCGCTCAGTCGCGAGGTCGCGCCGGTCCTGTTCAGTGGCAGCAACAAGGTTGCCCACGTCAACAAGACACGCTTTACGATGGTGCGCTTCGGCAATGTGCTGGGGTCTTCCGGCTCGGTGATTCCGCTGTTCCACAAGCAGATCAAGAGCGGTGGCCCGCTGACGGTGACACACCCGAATATCACCCGTTACTTCATGACCATCCCGGAGGCGGCTCAACTGGTGATTCAGGCAGGCTCCATGGGGCAGGGCGGCGATGTCTTCGTGCTTGATATGGGCGCACCGGTCAAGATCGTCGAGCTGGCCGAGCGCATGATCAATCTGTCAGGTCTGAGCATGCGTTCCGAACGCAATCCCCATGGCGATATCGCCATCGAGTTCACCGGCCTGCGTCCAGGGGAAAAGCTCTACGAGGAGCTGTTGATCGGCGATAACGTAGTGCCAACCCGTCACCCCATGATCATGAGTGCTGACGAAGACTTCCTGCCATGGGAAGTTCTCAAGGACAAGCTGGCGTTGCTGCTGGATGCGGTGTCCTCGGACGACTATCCACGCGTCAGGCAAATGCTCGGCGAACTGGTCGCCGGTTATACGCCAGAGGGCGAGATTGTCGACTGGAAGCATATTGAACAACGCGCCAATCAATAG
- a CDS encoding UDP-glucose 4-epimerase family protein translates to MSSSSVLLTGATGFVGKALLASLLTRGDKVTAAVRDSSAQIDPRATLCQVSSLDGQTQWQDSLRDVQVVIHAAARVHVMNDTEADPLAAFRKVNVEGTLNLARQAAEAGVRRFVFISSIKVNGEGTLPGQPYRADDTPAPIDPYGISKMEAEQGLRALAEQTGLEVVIIRPVLVYGPGVKANFLSMMRWLDKGVPLPFGAIDNRRSLVALDNLVDLIVTCTSHPAAANQTFLVSDGEDLSTTMLLKRMASALGKSARLLPIPSALLVLAARSLGKRALSQRLCGFLQVDIEKTRSLLGWTPVASVDQALSAVARHYQEHQGK, encoded by the coding sequence ATGAGTTCCTCTTCTGTGTTACTGACAGGTGCAACCGGTTTTGTCGGTAAGGCACTGCTCGCCAGTCTGCTCACGCGAGGCGATAAAGTGACTGCCGCCGTACGCGACTCTTCGGCACAAATCGATCCCCGAGCCACGCTTTGCCAGGTTTCCAGCCTGGATGGACAGACGCAGTGGCAGGACAGTCTCCGGGACGTGCAGGTGGTGATCCATGCTGCAGCCCGCGTGCACGTCATGAACGACACCGAAGCCGATCCGCTGGCAGCATTTCGCAAGGTCAATGTCGAAGGGACATTGAATCTTGCGCGTCAGGCAGCAGAGGCTGGCGTACGCCGTTTTGTCTTCATCAGCTCCATCAAGGTCAACGGTGAGGGCACCTTGCCCGGCCAGCCTTACCGGGCTGACGATACGCCTGCTCCGATCGATCCGTACGGGATCTCCAAGATGGAAGCCGAGCAGGGATTGCGGGCTCTGGCCGAGCAGACGGGGCTGGAGGTGGTGATCATCCGGCCGGTGCTGGTCTACGGGCCTGGAGTGAAGGCCAACTTCCTGTCGATGATGCGCTGGCTGGACAAAGGCGTTCCGCTGCCTTTCGGAGCCATCGACAATCGACGCAGCCTGGTCGCCCTCGACAATCTGGTCGATCTGATCGTTACCTGCACGTCGCATCCGGCCGCTGCCAACCAGACATTTCTGGTCAGCGATGGCGAGGACCTGTCGACGACCATGCTGCTAAAACGTATGGCCAGTGCACTCGGCAAGTCGGCGCGTCTGCTGCCCATACCGTCTGCCTTGCTCGTGCTGGCAGCCAGATCGCTGGGCAAACGGGCATTGTCCCAGCGTCTTTGTGGTTTCTTGCAGGTCGATATCGAGAAAACGCGCTCGTTACTGGGTTGGACGCCTGTGGCAAGCGTGGATCAGGCCTTGTCGGCGGTCGCCCGTCACTATCAGGAACATCAAGGCAAATAG
- a CDS encoding glycosyltransferase family 4 protein: protein MAEKALKVLVVTQYFWPENMRINDLVRDLSAKGHEVTVLTGLPNYPEGKVFESYREKPEGFSQYCGAEVIRVPLVPRGKRSLTLVLNYLSFFISASTLGAFKLRGRKFDTIFVYAVSPVMAAIPALVIGWLKRAPVFVWVLDLWPETLRAVGVLKQPLLLGWVGKVVSWIYNRTDYLLLQSHGFLDNVRRYCTRPITDDRLVYFPSWAEDDFSSSSPPMCDLIKPDPNVFTVVFAGNLGEAQDFPAVLDAAESLRASNAVRWVIVGDGRMSEWIAEQIATRQLDNVHLLGRHPLEAMPGLFAQADALLVSLKTNDVFEKTIPGKVQAYLASGRPILGMINGEAARVINESGAGFACDSGDAQGLAAITRALADAGQTQRESMGRAGRNYYEQHYAKGNLLMRLETLFRQATLRKVSQS, encoded by the coding sequence ATGGCTGAAAAAGCGTTAAAAGTTCTTGTCGTAACGCAGTATTTTTGGCCGGAGAACATGCGGATCAATGATCTGGTCCGCGATCTTTCGGCAAAGGGGCATGAGGTCACCGTCTTGACGGGGTTGCCGAATTACCCTGAAGGCAAGGTATTCGAAAGTTACCGCGAGAAGCCTGAAGGATTCAGTCAGTACTGCGGTGCCGAAGTCATCAGGGTGCCGCTTGTCCCACGGGGCAAGCGCAGCCTGACTCTGGTGCTCAACTACCTGTCGTTCTTCATCAGCGCTTCGACGCTGGGTGCTTTCAAGCTGCGTGGGCGCAAGTTCGATACGATCTTCGTGTATGCCGTCTCGCCTGTCATGGCCGCCATTCCGGCGCTGGTGATCGGGTGGTTGAAGCGTGCGCCGGTGTTTGTATGGGTACTGGATCTGTGGCCCGAAACCCTGCGTGCAGTCGGTGTGCTCAAACAGCCTTTGCTGCTGGGATGGGTCGGCAAGGTCGTGTCGTGGATCTACAACCGCACCGATTATCTGTTGCTGCAATCCCACGGTTTTCTGGACAACGTCAGGCGCTACTGCACCCGACCGATTACCGATGATCGCCTGGTTTACTTTCCAAGCTGGGCTGAAGACGATTTTTCATCTTCATCGCCGCCAATGTGTGATTTGATCAAGCCGGACCCGAATGTATTCACGGTCGTCTTTGCCGGCAATCTGGGCGAGGCTCAGGATTTCCCTGCCGTACTGGATGCTGCCGAGTCGCTGCGGGCCAGTAATGCCGTGCGCTGGGTCATTGTCGGGGATGGCCGCATGAGCGAGTGGATTGCCGAGCAGATTGCGACCAGACAACTGGACAATGTGCACCTTCTGGGACGTCATCCACTGGAAGCCATGCCAGGGCTGTTTGCCCAGGCCGATGCCTTGCTGGTGTCGCTGAAGACCAATGATGTGTTTGAAAAGACCATTCCGGGCAAGGTTCAGGCATACCTGGCGTCAGGAAGACCCATACTGGGAATGATCAATGGTGAAGCTGCACGGGTGATCAACGAGTCAGGTGCCGGTTTCGCCTGTGATTCCGGTGATGCCCAGGGGCTGGCAGCGATTACCCGAGCACTTGCAGATGCCGGTCAGACCCAGCGCGAAAGCATGGGCCGTGCAGGGCGCAACTATTATGAGCAGCACTACGCCAAGGGCAACCTTCTGATGCGTCTGGAAACCCTTTTTCGTCAAGCTACCCTTCGCAAAGTGAGTCAGTCATGA